In Streptomyces alboniger, the following are encoded in one genomic region:
- a CDS encoding cytochrome P450 produces the protein MREARGGGPPTPPVPDVFDPRLYADAVPHDRYRVLRDHHPVAWQEEPGVLGWPAGPGFWAVTRHADVVRVLKDPAAFSSHLGATQIRDPAPDDLPFIRRMMLNQDPPAHNRLRGRVSRAFTPKRVARFEARVRERARALIAGAVEGARAGDGTFDVVTEVTDDYALLNLADLLGVAPGDRGLLLHWTRRVIGYQDPDEAAPTAHGPDGTPVDPRSPAMLRDMFDYARTLAAYKRGHPADDILTTLATDAELAAPELEMFFFLLTVAGNDTVRAAAPGGLLALAENPGEYERLRDGTAGLGTAVDELLRAHPPVLSFRRTAARDTELAGTPVAAGDKVVVFHASAHHDGRVFTDPHRLDLARSPNPHVAFGEGPHVCLGAHFARLQLRVFYEEVTRALPVLRLAAPPRRLVSHFINGLKSLRLEVPA, from the coding sequence ATGAGGGAGGCGCGCGGTGGCGGGCCGCCGACGCCGCCCGTCCCCGACGTGTTCGATCCTCGTCTGTACGCGGACGCGGTCCCCCACGACCGCTACCGCGTCCTGCGCGACCACCACCCGGTGGCCTGGCAGGAGGAGCCCGGGGTGCTGGGCTGGCCCGCGGGCCCGGGTTTCTGGGCCGTCACCCGGCACGCCGACGTCGTCCGCGTCCTGAAGGACCCGGCCGCCTTCTCCTCCCATCTGGGAGCCACGCAGATCCGCGACCCCGCGCCGGACGACCTCCCGTTCATCCGCCGCATGATGCTCAATCAGGACCCGCCCGCGCACAACCGGTTGCGCGGCCGGGTGAGCCGGGCGTTCACGCCGAAGCGGGTGGCCCGCTTCGAGGCGCGGGTGCGCGAGCGGGCCCGCGCCCTCATCGCCGGGGCCGTGGAGGGGGCCCGCGCGGGCGACGGCACGTTCGACGTCGTCACCGAGGTCACCGACGACTACGCCCTGCTCAACCTCGCCGACCTGCTGGGCGTGGCGCCGGGCGACCGCGGCCTGCTGCTGCACTGGACGCGGCGCGTCATCGGCTACCAGGACCCGGACGAGGCGGCGCCGACCGCGCACGGCCCCGACGGCACGCCCGTGGATCCGCGCTCCCCCGCGATGCTGCGCGACATGTTCGACTACGCGCGGACGCTGGCCGCGTACAAGCGCGGCCACCCCGCCGACGACATCCTGACGACCCTCGCCACGGACGCCGAACTCGCCGCCCCTGAGCTGGAGATGTTCTTCTTCCTGCTCACGGTCGCGGGCAACGACACCGTGCGCGCCGCCGCGCCGGGCGGGCTGCTCGCGCTCGCCGAGAACCCTGGAGAGTACGAGCGGCTGCGCGACGGCACGGCCGGCCTCGGCACGGCCGTGGACGAACTGCTGCGCGCGCACCCGCCGGTCCTCAGTTTCCGGCGTACCGCCGCCCGCGACACCGAGCTGGCGGGGACGCCGGTCGCGGCCGGTGACAAGGTCGTCGTCTTCCACGCCTCCGCCCACCACGACGGACGGGTCTTCACCGATCCGCACCGACTGGACCTGGCCCGTTCACCCAACCCCCATGTGGCGTTCGGCGAGGGCCCGCACGTCTGCCTTGGCGCGCACTTCGCCCGTCTCCAACTGCGCGTCTTCTACGAGGAGGTGACGCGCGCCCTGCCCGTGCTGCGGCTCGCGGCACCGCCCCGGCGGCTGGTCTCGCATTTCATCAACGGCCTGAAGTCGCTGCGGCTGGAGGTCCCCGCGTAA
- a CDS encoding alpha/beta fold hydrolase, with protein sequence MASFQLPRTLLGEGPHKVVAVHGWLADRSAYDPVLADLDVGSFQYAVVDLRGYGEAKDAVGSYTTGEGAADVLDLADRLGWERFSLVGHSMGGSVAQRVLAAAPHRVRRLVGVSPVPASGLRLSPEQWELFASAAHTPANRRAIIDFTTGGVRPGAWLDRMVDRSLAVSDVKAFRAWLDSWAGEDFHAEVARSSVPALAVAGALDPALSADLMRDTWLRTYPRGELAELPGAGHYAMDETPLELIRTVEDFLRADDDAADPHPGSAGRGGSGA encoded by the coding sequence GTGGCCTCCTTCCAGCTTCCCCGCACCCTGCTCGGCGAGGGCCCGCACAAGGTCGTCGCGGTCCATGGCTGGCTCGCCGACCGGTCGGCGTACGATCCCGTGCTCGCCGACCTCGACGTCGGATCGTTCCAGTACGCGGTGGTGGACCTGCGGGGCTACGGCGAGGCGAAGGACGCGGTCGGCTCGTACACGACGGGTGAGGGAGCGGCCGATGTGCTCGACCTCGCCGACCGGCTCGGCTGGGAGCGGTTCTCGCTGGTCGGCCACTCGATGGGCGGCAGCGTCGCCCAGCGGGTGCTGGCAGCCGCCCCGCACCGGGTGCGCCGCCTCGTCGGGGTGTCGCCGGTGCCCGCTTCGGGCCTGCGGCTCTCTCCCGAACAGTGGGAGTTGTTCGCGTCCGCCGCGCACACCCCGGCGAACCGGCGCGCGATCATCGACTTCACCACGGGTGGCGTACGCCCCGGCGCCTGGCTGGACCGCATGGTGGACCGTTCCCTCGCGGTCAGCGACGTCAAGGCGTTCCGCGCCTGGCTGGACTCCTGGGCGGGCGAGGACTTCCACGCCGAGGTGGCGCGGTCGTCGGTGCCCGCGCTCGCGGTCGCCGGCGCGCTCGACCCGGCGCTGTCGGCGGACCTCATGCGGGACACGTGGCTGCGCACGTATCCCCGGGGGGAGCTGGCCGAGCTGCCGGGGGCCGGGCACTACGCGATGGACGAGACCCCCCTCGAACTGATCCGCACCGTGGAGGACTTCCTGCGCGCGGACGATGACGCGGCGGACCCCCACCCGGGGAGCGCGGGCCGTGGAGGCTCCGGGGCATGA